From Oikeobacillus pervagus, the proteins below share one genomic window:
- the rpsR gene encoding 30S ribosomal protein S18 produces MAGGRRGGRKRRKVCYFTSNHITHIDYKDVDLLKKFISERGKILPRRVTGTSAKYQRRLTLAIKRARTMALLPYVAEEK; encoded by the coding sequence ATGGCAGGTGGACGCAGAGGTGGACGTAAACGTCGGAAAGTGTGTTATTTCACATCTAACCACATCACTCATATTGATTATAAAGATGTAGACTTACTTAAAAAGTTTATTTCTGAACGCGGAAAAATTCTTCCACGTCGTGTAACAGGAACAAGCGCTAAATACCAACGTCGTTTGACTTTAGCAATCAAACGCGCTCGTACAATGGCTCTTCTTCCATATGTTGCAGAAGAAAAATAA
- the ssb gene encoding single-stranded DNA-binding protein yields MMNRVVLVGRLTKDPELRYTPNGIAVASFTLACNRNYTNQQGEREADFINCVVWRRPAENVANFLKKGSLAGVDGRIQTRNYEGQDGRRVYVTEVLAESVQFLEPRNASAGNSRRDDSGMFGGSQRHQDNPFSQNQQDRNNNGFTRIDEDPFANDGQQIDISDDDLPF; encoded by the coding sequence ATGATGAACCGAGTTGTTTTAGTCGGTCGTTTAACAAAAGACCCTGAACTTCGTTACACACCGAATGGCATTGCTGTTGCTTCTTTTACTCTTGCTTGTAATCGTAATTATACGAATCAACAAGGTGAGAGAGAAGCGGATTTCATTAATTGTGTTGTTTGGCGCAGACCTGCGGAAAACGTTGCAAACTTTTTGAAAAAAGGCAGCCTTGCTGGTGTCGATGGCCGCATTCAAACGCGGAATTACGAAGGACAAGATGGTAGACGTGTATACGTTACAGAGGTCTTGGCTGAAAGTGTACAGTTTTTAGAACCACGTAATGCTTCGGCAGGAAATAGCCGACGCGATGACAGTGGGATGTTTGGCGGTAGCCAAAGACATCAAGACAATCCTTTTAGTCAGAATCAACAAGATCGAAACAATAATGGTTTCACACGTATAGATGAAGATCCATTTGCAAATGACGGTCAACAGATCGATATTTCAGATGATGATCTCCCATTTTGA